A window from Malania oleifera isolate guangnan ecotype guangnan chromosome 7, ASM2987363v1, whole genome shotgun sequence encodes these proteins:
- the LOC131159276 gene encoding protein CDI produces the protein MNSSRNGEVHADSVCNETAMDKPLKIFVGYDPREDLAFEVCRYSVLKRSSIPVEVIPIKQADLRKSGLYWRDRGQFESTEFSFSRFLTPHLANFEGWAMFVDCDFLYLADIKELRDLVDENYAIMCVQHDYTPKETTKMDGVVQTVYPRKNWSSMVLYNCGHPKNRALTPEVVNSQTGAFLHRFQWLDDHEIGSVPFVWNFLVGHNKVDKNDPATFPKAIHYTLGGPWFESWKNCEFADLWLNEMEEYMKEADETLKR, from the coding sequence ATGAATTCTAGTAGAAATGGTGAGGTTCACGCAGACAGTGTTTGCAATGAAACAGCCATGGATAAGCCTTTAAAAATCTTTGTGGGGTATGATCCCCGCGAAGACCTTGCCTTCGAGGTGTGTCGGTACTCCGTCTTGAAGCGATCTTCAATTCCTGTTGAGGTTATACCCATCAAACAAGCAGATCTGAGGAAGAGCGGCCTGTACTGGCGTGACCGAGGCCAATTTGAGAGCACTGAGTTCTCATTTTCTCGGTTCTTGACTCCACACTTGGCCAATTTTGAAGGCTGGGCAATGTTTGTGGACTGTGACTTTCTATACTTAGCTGACATTAAGGAATTGAGAGACCTGGTTGATGAAAACTACGCCATTATGTGTGTTCAGCATGACTACACCCCAAAAGAGACCACCAAGATGGATGGGGTTGTGCAAACTGTTTACCCGAGGAAGAATTGGTCTTCCATGGTTTTGTATAATTGTGGCCACCCGAAGAACCGGGCATTGACGCCTGAGGTTGTGAACTCGCAAACCGGTGCCTTCCTTCATAGGTTTCAATGGCTCGATGATCATGAAATCGGGTCGGTACCATTTGTGTGGAATTTTCTTGTGGGACACAACAAGGTCGATAAGAATGATCCTGCAACATTCCCAAAAGCAATACATTACACTCTAGGAGGCCCATGGTTTGAATCTtggaagaattgtgagtttgcaGACCTGTGGCTGAATGAAATGGAAGAGTACATGAAGGAAGCTGACGAGACACTCAAGAGATAA